Within the Topomyia yanbarensis strain Yona2022 unplaced genomic scaffold, ASM3024719v1 HiC_scaffold_30, whole genome shotgun sequence genome, the region aaacgactcggaaaagtgaaaattttcagcccatcccgcacacagccgtcaatattgtgcagcaaccgaacaataaaataatgaaaagtttatatataggtccactacatgtttgttcctatgattattcgtattgggttgcttgacgagagcagttggcgggggaaagccggcatattagttttggttatgccattagaagccggacggaaaggaaaggcccaTGCACGCCATGAGAACGAGCGAGACAGCGATAGTAGtgaatattagcgaaagcgttacgtacaatttgaaccttaataacttatcttctactaaacggattgccaatcttgtttcataaatcggaaggaaaacgttcaacgcttgctaccgatacgttgtttgctatataaaatttgtttaaatagttcaaaaactactttaaatgagaatcaacattaatgataaaacctataaataggggtgtcgcagcttttctcaaagccagacgtgtgtaagacgcagtgcataacagacgtgcgtggtcgtgagaagctgcatcggacgaccaatcaaattggctaccaccggagagaggaaaaacggtggtggcggtgagaaggccaaaaagccaaaggctaagaaacgcagtcactgaaaaggcggtagtaactgccactaaaaatgctaccaaaacatcgaaggctgcaaagcgtactcattcggtgtgagctacgaaaggggaaagatcgtatggatgtacgcagtaaaaacaatcgtcggcaaggtttgaattgtttcaaaagattcccgtcttgtatcaacatagttatctacaaaccgtccttattaggacgaatgcaaaatggaaaaagaatttaattagaaagtttcttttattaaccagtattaagtttgcgcttggtaattctgtacttttaccagtgaatcatgagaaaatgtttttctaatctacaaatccgaaggtttttgcaaatccttccaagaaaatcagtgaatgtggcaactctgccactaagcgaaagctacaccaaaacgaatgatgaaaatattttcatttatcgaacaaaaggacggccttccatctgcattgtaaagtctataaataggaacaccatgatgaaaactgtgctcattcggtgtgagctgcgaaaggggaaagatgtatgtacgcagtaaaaacaatcgtcggcaaggtttgaattgttttaaaagattcccgtcttgtatcaacatagacaaaccgtccttattaggacgaatgcaaaatggaaaaagaatttaattagaaagtttcttttattaaccagtattaagtttgcgcttggtaattctgtacttttaccagtgaatcatgagaaaatgtttttctaatctacaaatccgaaggtttttgcaaatccttccaagaaaatcagtgaatgtggcaactctgccactaagcgaaagctacaccaaaacgaatgatgaaaatattttcatttatcgaacaaaaggacggccttccatctgcattgtaaagtctataaataggaacaccatgatgaaaactgtgctcattcggtgtgagctgcgaaaggggaaagatgtatgtacgcagtaaaaacaatcgtcggcaaggtttgaattgttttaaaagattcccgtcttgtatcaacatagacaaaccgtccttatcaggacgaaggcaaaatggaaaaagaatttaattagaaagtttcttttattaactagtactaagtttgcgcttggtaattctgtacttttacctgtgaatcgtaagaaaatgtttttctaatctacaaacccgaaggtttttgcaaatccttccaagaaaatcagtgaatgtggcaactctgccactaagcgaaagctacaccaaaacgaatgatgaaaatattttcatttatcgaacaaaaggacggccttccatctgcattgtaaagtcaataaataggaacaccatgatgaaaaccgtgctcattcggtgtgagctgcgaaaggggaaagatgtatgtacgcagtaaaaacaatcgtcggcaaggtttgaattgttttaaaagattcccgtcttgtatcaacatagacaaaccggccttatcaggacgaaggcaaaatggaaaaagaatttaattagaaagtttcttttattaactagtattaagtttgcgcttggtaattctgtacttttaccagtgaatcatgagaaaatgtttttctaatctacaaactcgaaggtttttgcaaatccttccaagaaaatcagtgaatgtggcaactctgctactaagcgaaagctacaccaaaacgaatgatgaaaatattttcatttatcgaacaaaaggacggccttccatctgcattgtaaagtctataaataggaacaccatgatgaaaactgtgctcattcggtgtgagctgcgaaaggggaaagatgtatgtacgcagtaaaaacaatcgtcggcaaggtttgaattgttttaaaagattcccgtcttgtatcaacatagacaaaccgtccttatcaggacgaaggcaaaatggaaaaagaatttaattagaaagtttcttttattaactagtattaagtttgcgcttggtaattctgtacttttaccagtgaatcatgagaaaatgtttttctaatctacaaactcgaaggtttttgcaaatccttccaagaaaatcagtgaatgtggcaactctgccactaagcgaaagctacaccaaaacgaatgatgaaaatattttcatttatcgaacaaaaggacggccttccatctgcattgtaaagtctataaataggaacaccatgatgaaaactgtgctcattcggtgtgagctgcgaaaggggaaagatgtatgtacgcagtaaaaacaatcgtcggcaaggtttgaattgttttaaaagattcccgtcttgtatcaacatagacaaaccggccttatcaggacgaaggcaaaatggaaaaagaatttaattagaaagtttcttttttaactagtattaagtttgcgcttggtaattctgtacttttacctgtgaatcgtaagaaaatgtttttctaatctacaaacccgaaggtttttgcaaatccttccaagaaaatcagtgaatgtggcaactctgccactaagcgaaagctacaccaaaacgaatgatgaaaatattttcatttatcgaacaaaaggacggccttccatctgcattgtaaagtctataaataggaacaccttgatgcgaagcgtactcattcggagtgagctgcgaaaggggaaagatgtatgtacgcagtaaaaacaatcgtcggtaaggttttaattgttttaaaagattcccgtcttgtatcaacatagttatctacaaaccgtccttattaggacgaatgtaaaatggaaaaagaatttaattagaaagtttcttttattaactagtattaagtttgcgcttgagaattttgtacttttaccagtgaatcataagaaaatgtttttctaatctgcaaactcgaaggtttttgcaaatcctttcaagaaaatcagtgaatgtcgcaactctgccactaagcgaaagctacaccaaaacgaatgatgaaaagatgggttggtgatgtatatgacataacaggggtgtcgtgaccacacttcgaagttatttcaaatcttgcaaagcataaattgacataatttcaatgattgttcctttatgaatgaaatgacaaattttcaggtcaacgcggcaataactttgcaatttatagaacaattttatatttttagttatcatatattaactgtcatctcttccaaacaacttaaccctctgctgccaaccccgtggttttgcagggttaaggagaatcattgtaaaatgtccaatacatgattttatgttgttacctccactaaaaccacttcagaacactcccacctgtcatacatgcacattgtctgcttgttgaaatcattatatgaaattattgacctgtattcaatgcggagaactcggtaataaaattgttttgctgaatatactaacgaacgggatccccaggaaaatttcgctgagcccggtgaatcgaacttaatgcgtaaaatttagccatttgaaagagatacaagcagaattttaagaatatgatcatcgcggttatgtcccggacattacccgctcctagttttttgctaagtgtgttcatttctgtacgaaaaagattccgatggttgtttcgagagattttaacattgatatttcaaagcaagaaaattgttcatttcatgaatgaatgtctcaaccagcttagaatccagcgcatcccctatcaacgcagacgccaacaataaaggttcttttcaaaaccaccataattattataaagaataacttgaaacattcccacatatttcattgagtatcattcgatttgaattacaagtcaaacgagtagtcacgacactccggttatgtcctagacattacccacccatcttttttttccaCTTTGCTACTGTATGAACTCCGATTGCTTGCCTATGCTCGCTTATTCGGGAGCGTCCGTTCAGCTCGCTAGTCGAAACACGATTCGAGCGAATATGATAACCGGGGGTCCGGTGTCTGTTGTTTAGGATCGTATTCATCGGCTCTGTTTGGGAACGCGTAGATGACGGTTGAAAGTTACTATTCGATCGGTGCCGGTAAAATTTTACGGACTGTTGttttaaatcaaccaaaattGAATTACTGCTTGTGAAAAGTACACTGGAAGTTTGCATTCAATTTACTGCACTGTCCGCACCGTCCAAACTAACACCCGCTGAACATTCTGTGTTAAGCGTATGGCCGAATATTATCAAATCATGTATCCGACTATGGCGGCACGTGCAAATTGAATTGTGGAAAATAGGTTAATTTGAACCTTCTAGCAATTGGAAAACCTTTTCGGTGCTAtccaatcgaaagaaaacttctctctatataaaattatttcatttttgtacatatttgctcgagcggaagtgctcgtaatttggcgacctgcggaaaacgtttcggtcggctggtcctttgctgaaaactttcgttattaaaattactaaaacacaaaaagttaacgggtggcaacacaaattttggatttttttttctcaacctgtcaaaaaaaaaaaaagacaaacgaTTTGATTGAAATTAGAAGATACGTTCTCCATTGTTGGCCAAAAATTAGTGAACATTTCAAACCGATCCGTAATTGGATGCTGTTCGGCGAAGCTTCCGTTTGATGTCGGAACAGGCGCGTAGTACGGCGTCTATGTCAACTTTGCTAATACATTTCGTGATCTTCTACCAGTCCACTTGTTTGCAATTCGTGGCTCTCAAAACGAAATCCGGAAGAAATCTGCGATTGGGCAACACTGAAGCAAATTGTGAAGCGGGTTGTGCTTTTTAGGGTACAAATGGAATCGAATGGGTATTCGGGAACGATTGtgtgttttttctttttttttttttgctttttttgcgagggaagtaacttgcttcgtgcaaaacaaaatatttacccaaaataatttttatcaacCGGCAAGCGGCATTGAGATTGCAGCGTCGAAAGGTGTTGTAAACAGTCGATGGCGCAACGTTTTCCCCTTTGAAATATTGTACCGTGCACTTTTCGCCGAGATTCTTGTGTTGCTCGTAGAACCGTACAACGCGCTCGCGAAATGCTTTCTTGTTTCGACGGCAGAGACAGACAGAGAGaaatacctcgaaaaaaatccaacattttagttgcggatttggattttagtgctctaatcatcagtgttatttcgaattgctttggctaactcaaaattctattatttagtaTGTACTGATCAACTCGCTACATCGTTGTGTAGCAGACTTCTCGCATACATAGTCGTCGACATGGCTGTGAGCTGATAAACCGCacgcgtcgaccatcacacccaggtgcttcattcagcgcacgcatcgatgggaacgATTGTCCCCCGACACAGATCACAAGCTGGACTTTTTTTACGGTTGCTCAATCTCTCTCttcctgtgtgtgtgtgtgtgtgtgtgtgtgtgtgtgttgtaatTGCTTCCTGATTGATACAGTACTAACTCACCAGCCATCAACTTTACTTTTATCATTCAGACCAGTTAAAGGTACGCAAATTCATAGGTAGACAGGTAGGTGAAAGCGTGGTAAGCTAAAACGCGCGCGCGAAAAAAAGAGTCGGTCGGCGGTTCGTTGCTATCGAGAAACGAGCAGTTTTGTCCCATGATACGCAAGCTCAggagaaagaaaaaggaaatgcgtatatgaaaaaaaaaaaaagggaaACCCAGCGACTGAGCGCGTTGTCGTAACACTGGTCTCTCGCATATCAATCAAAATCGCACACTAAACAGTACGCCCCTGCAACATgaatgaaaatatgaaggatacatttcaaactaattcttttttctaaacatttggtggccctgaaaagggccttttgtgttGTCGTGAACGTCGTGGTAGGgcttaaccaccaaaaccgtACAATGTGCGTCCCTGGCGTTTAAGCGCATAGACGACATCCATCGCAGTGACGGTCTTCCGTTTGGCATGTTCAGTGTACGTCACAGCGTCCCGGATAACGTTTTCCAGAAAAATCTTCAGCACACCACGGGTTTCCTCGTATATCAAACCGGAGATTCGCTTCACTCCTCCACGTCGAGCCAGACGACGAATGGCGGGTTTGGTGATGCCCTGGATATTGTCACGAAGCACCTTGCGGTGCCGCTTAGCGCCTCCCTTGCCGAGCCCTTTGCCTCCTTTGCCACGGCCAGTCATCTTCTTGGTTGTTGTAGGTAATAGCTTAGTAGGCTAGCGCAGCACACCTGCAGCAGCGAGATTCCAATACCGAATGTTGCAATTCGGCCCATTGAGTAGCGCTTTTATACTGATGCACACACATTCTCAGTCGCCGCCGCCTAGGTAGATTACCATTTTGCTATCTATATGCTTACTCGTGATGTGTTGGTTTGAAGGGGAAATAGCGCGAACACGAAGTTCACTGTTGCCACTGTTTTAGTAGCTTGGGATTGCCGAAATCTGCTTTATCCGGACTAATGCTGACATGGTAGCATTTTCCCTGGAAAACGATTGCCCGGAAATTGATTCtcctgaaaaagaaagaaagaaaaagtaaatcgaaaaacaaacgggtttttttttttaacttataaagattttctatacatccgtctacatggtacgttatattggcttctatggtacttaaatatcgatatctgatactgatctatgatggaacaaattgttactgatgaacaaactatttctgtttgatattcttctactgttggaattttattgatttctaggcgatttttgtcgtgactaacgacttacctttcaatataggggccccttttcaaaatttcggaagaaaaatgatgtaagattttgaacgcttatatcttttgttgtactgaatggatttaatcaatttcttcggcattttgtcgaaaatatttgtaccaatgttgtattaaattttggaatatgtaggatattcattatcaacggaaaaatagtgttttgaaaaatctttcgaaaacgactcggaaaagtgaaaattttcagcccatcccgcacagagccgtcaaaatggtgcagcgaatgaacaataaaataatgaaaagtttatataaaggtccactacatgtttgttcctatgattattcgtattgggttgcttgacgagagcagttggtgggggaaagccgggatattaattttggttaagccattagaagtcggacggaaaggaaaggctcatgcacgccacgagaacgagcgagaaagcgatagtagtgcatattagcgaaagcgttacgtacattttgaaccttattaacttttcttctacaaaacggattgccaatcttgtttcataaatcggaaggaaaacgttcaatgcttgctaccgatacgttctttgctatataaaatttggtataaaatttgtttaaatagtaaaactactttaaatgaaatcaacattaatgataaaacctataaataggggtgtcgcagcttttctcaaagccagacgtgtgtaagacgcagtgcataacagacgtgcgtggtcgtgagaagctgcatcggacgaccaatcaaatcagctaccatcggagagaagaagaaaaacgttggtagaggtggtggcggtgagaagtccaaaaagccaaaggctaagaaacgcagtcactgaaaaggcggtagtaactgccactaaaaatgccaccaaaacatcgaaggctgcaaagcgtactcattcggtgtgagctgcgaaaggggaaagatcgtatggatgtacgcagtaaaaacaatcgtcggcaaggtttgaattgttttaaaagattcccgtcttgtatcaacatagttatctacaaaccgtccttattaggacgaatacaaaatggaaaaagaattcaattagaaagtttcttttattaactggtattaaatttgcgcttggtaattctgtacttttaccagtgaatcataagaaaatgtttttctaatttacaaacccgaaggtttttgcaaatccttccaaaaaaatcagtgaatgtggcaactctacccaGGGTGGCCaaatagaattccttaatatcggtagggtcactaaaagtttatcggtagttatcggtaggccgggttgttgtcccaaaaacgtagtattgacatagaattgtaaaatactgacaacacagatctcagaccaaatccaacccaaaaaatgaatgttggaTGTGTccacaatcaataaaaatcggtagttttcggtaggaataacaaaatatcggtagttttaccttggtcgtctgtgaatcggtagggaagaccaaaatcggtaggactaccgataaatcggtaggtctggccaccctgactctaccactaagcgaaagctacaccaaaacgaatgatgaaaatattttcatttatcgaacaaaaggacgtccttccatctgcattgtaaagtcaataaataggaacaccatgatgaaaatcgtgctcattcggtgtgagctgcgaaaggggaaagatcgtacggatgtacgcagtaaaaacaatcgtcggcaaggtttgaattgttttaaaagattcccgtcttgaatcaacatagttatccacaaaccgtccttattaggacaaaggcaaaatggaaaaagaatttaattagaaagtttcttttattaactagtattaagtttgcgcttggtaattctgtacttttaccagtgaatcataagaaaatgtttttccaatctacaaacccgaaggtttttgcaaatccaagaaaatcagtgaatctggcaactctgccactaagcgaaagctacaccaaaacgaatgatgaaaatattttcatttatcgaacaaaaggacgtccttccatctgcattgtaaagtcaataaataggaacagcttgatgaaaagtgtgctcattcggcgtgagctgcaaaaggggaaagatcgtacggatgtacgcagtaaaaacaatcgtctgcaaggtttgaattgttttaaaagattcccgtcttgaatcaacatagttatccacaaaccgtccttattaggacgaaggcaaaatggaaaaagaatttaattagaaagtttcttttattaactagtattaagtttgcgcttggtaattctatacttttaccagtgaatcagaaaatgtttttctaatctacaaacccgaaggtttttgcaaatccttccaaaaaaatcagtgaatgtggcaactctaccactaagcgaaagctacaccaaaacgaatgatgaaaatattttcatttatcgaacaaaaggacgtccttccatctgcattgtaaagtcaataaataggaacagcttgatgaaaagtgtgctcattcggcgtgagctgcgaaaggggaaagatcgtacggatgtacgcagtaaaaacaatcgtctgcaaggtttgaatttttttaaaagattcccgtcttgaatcaacatagttatccacaaaccgtccttattaggacaaaggcaaaatggaaaaagaatttaattagaaagtttcttttattaactagtattaagtttgcgcttggtaattctgtacttttaccagtgaatcataagaaaatgtttttccaatctacaaacccgaaggtttttgcaaatccttccaagaaaatcagtgaatctggcaactctgccacgaatgatgaaaatattttcatttatcgaacaaaaggacgtccttccatctgcattgtaaagtcaataaataggaacagcttgatgaaaatcgtgctcattcggtgtgagctgcgaaaggggaaagatcgtacggatgtacgcagtaaaaacaatcgtcggcaaggtttgaattgttttaaaagattcccgtcttgaatcaacatagttatccacaaaccgtccttattaggacaaaggcaaaatggaaaaagaatttaattagaaagtttcttttattaactagtattaagtttgcgcttggtaattctgtacttttaccagtgaatcataagaaaatgtttttccaatctacaaacccgaaggtttttgcaaatccaagaaaatcagtgaatctggcaactctgccactaagcgaaagctacaccaaaacgaatgatgaaaatattttcatttatcgaacaaaaggacgtccttccatctgcattgtaaagtcaataaataggaacagcttgatgaaaagtgtgctcattcggcgtgagctgcgaaaggggaaagatcgtacggatgtacgcagtaaaaacaatcgtctgcaaggtttgaattgttttaaaagattcccgtcttgaatcaacatagttatccacaaaccgtccttattaggacgaaggcaaaatggaaaaagaatttaattagaaagtttcttttattaactagtattaagtttgcgcttggtaattctgtacttttaccagtgaatcagaaaatgtttttctaatctacaaacccgaaggtttttgcaaatccttccaaaaaatcagtgaatgtggcaactctaccactaagcgaaagctacaccaaaacgaatgatgaaaatattttcatttatcgaacaaaaggacgtccttccatctgcattgtaaagtcaataaataggaacagcttgatgaaaagtgtgctcattcggcgtgagctgcgaaaggggaaagatcg harbors:
- the LOC131695148 gene encoding histone H4-like gives rise to the protein MTGRGKGGKGLGKGGAKRHRKVLRDNIQGITKPAIRRLARRGGVKRISGLIYEETRGVLKIFLENVIRDAVTYTEHAKRKTVTAMDVVYALKRQGRTLYGFGG